The genomic stretch GTCCGACATAACACCGGCAAACGGTTCTTTTACAGGCTCAGGCCATTCAGCCGGTTCCATATCCCATACTTCAAGGGCCATAACAGGCCGATGGGGAATTGCGCCTTCAAAGTGTAGAAATGGCAATGTGCTTTCGCCGCCAATTGTTACGGTATTCTCAGTACCAAGGACCACTTCGCCAACTTTGCTGGTCCATTTTTCCTTTACTATATTAACAGCCATTTGTTCCGCTCCTTTCGCTCAGGTGTAAATCTTCTTGCATAAAAGGAAACTAAATTAAGGATATTTTTTTAGCACACTCCTTAAATAATTTCCGACTTTTGCAAGATCTGTGTAACGGCCTTTACTACGGCTGAGTCATCCGGCAAGTCAAACAACGGCTTGCTGTGCAGGTCGTATTCGTAAACATCGCTGTCCAGGGGAATAGTTCCTGCCAATTCTAATCCAGTTTTCTCAATTTCCGGCATTAGCGAATCGAGGGTATCTTTTTCAACCTTGGTGACTATCAAGTACAGTTGCTTAATGTCTAACTTCAATGAATCCACCAGTTGTTTTACGCGTCCGGCGGACCTAATCCCCCGGGCGCTGGCGTCGCTGGTAACAAAGAGGCAGTCCACATTTTGAGTGGTACGGCGGCTCAGATGTTCGAGTCCGGCCTCGTTGTCCATTACCAGGTAAGGATAATTTTCGGCGAGCTCCGCCATGTAACCGCGCAGCAAATTATTTGCAAAGCAGTAACAGCCGGCACCCTCGGGTCCCCCCATAACCATGAGGTCTACATTATCCCCTTCGGACAGAGACTGGTGTATACGGTACTGCATGTACTGATCTTTTGTCATACCGGCCGGAATGGAGTCCGTTGCATTATACAAACTTGCCAGAAGCTCTGAAATGGAATCCTCTATATCGAGACCCATTGCTTCATTTAAATTAGCATTAGCATCTGCATCAACGGCCAGAATAGGCTTCTTGCCATGTTTAATCAGCTGCCTGATGATTAATGAAGCAAGGGTAGTTTTCCCCGTACCTCCTTTTCCGGCTATTGCGATGTGAAATGCCATATGGCCACTTCCTTCCTATGAATATTGCATTGACTTTAGTATTTATCGGAACAGGGTACGATAAGATTCTTTACCGTTACTTCATGCCGTTAGGCATTCCAGCGCTGCTTCATAAAGCTGGGAATACCTGTGGACTCGCGCGGTCCCACCATTACTTTCCAGCCGCTAATCTCTTCCAGCTTACCGCTTAGAACTGCAACACCACCGGGGATAATGACGGTGTTATGGTTAACTTTATCGGCCATGCCGGTCTCTTTTAACATATCAGTAATCTTTTCAGGTGTGAATTTTCCTGCTGCCCATCCGGTCAGAACAGAAATGCCATCAGTATCCACAGGTAGAATATAACCAGATATTCTGCCTGCCTCTACATCACCTTCCACGCAGAAGTAACTGAGAGAGAAGTTGGTGGTAACAAATACAGGAGAATTCTCGTCCGGGGTACCAACTTCATGGACTTTAGACTCCACGGCAATAGGCTTCTGCGGGTCTGTGTAAATGTTTAGGCGCAGAGTAACGAGCGGCAGAATCTCGGCCGGGTCCGCTGAAGGGTAAACAACGATACCGGAGTATTTACCAATATAAACGCTTGCATCAGCTACTGCCTGGATAGGATCATCATTTTCAACTACCGTCATCGTGGGGTAGCCGAAAGGACGGAACTTACGCAGTGCCTGGCGGCGCATTTGGGTTTGGTCAGCCAGAACTTTATTTAATTCACGGCTGCCGGAATCAATAACCAGCTGCTTATAGCCGAGTTCTTGAATCTTTTCCACCAGATCGGCTAAGCTGTTGAGGTCATTACCTCTTACGCCAAGTACTACTTCATTCTTCTTGGCCAGCTCTGTCATGGCCTCATAGTTATCACTGGTTGCCCCGTAAAGCATAGGCTTGCCGGAAGCGCAAACCTCCAGTGCTTTTTCGGCAGCTGCCGGGTCCTCTGTGATTAACATAAGTGGAAAATTAGACTTGTCTTGAGCAGCCTTAACCGCTTCGGCAAACTTGCCTGCATCACCGGAATCGTTTTTAACTGCCACCAGGTTTACATTGTGAGTTTGACCAACGCGGTCAAAAACCAACTTGTTTACATCCTCAACTTTGGCAGCCACATCTTCATTGTCGGATACGCAGATGGCAATGCCGGTCATATTTTCAAAACGCTTTTCATGACGGAACAGTACCGTCTCGCCCCCGATGGTAAGTTCATTATCACCTGTGCCAATTTTAACGCTGGCAATGGGCGGAGCCGATGCGGAATCCAGGGCTTCTTTTGCTTCGTCAGATACGTGC from Bacillota bacterium encodes the following:
- a CDS encoding DUF87 domain-containing protein — encoded protein: MAFHIAIAGKGGTGKTTLASLIIRQLIKHGKKPILAVDADANANLNEAMGLDIEDSISELLASLYNATDSIPAGMTKDQYMQYRIHQSLSEGDNVDLMVMGGPEGAGCYCFANNLLRGYMAELAENYPYLVMDNEAGLEHLSRRTTQNVDCLFVTSDASARGIRSAGRVKQLVDSLKLDIKQLYLIVTKVEKDTLDSLMPEIEKTGLELAGTIPLDSDVYEYDLHSKPLFDLPDDSAVVKAVTQILQKSEII
- a CDS encoding acetyl-CoA decarbonylase/synthase complex subunit gamma: MGLTGLAIFKQLPKTNCKECGHPTCLAFAMALASGKASLESCPHVSDEAKEALDSASAPPIASVKIGTGDNELTIGGETVLFRHEKRFENMTGIAICVSDNEDVAAKVEDVNKLVFDRVGQTHNVNLVAVKNDSGDAGKFAEAVKAAQDKSNFPLMLITEDPAAAEKALEVCASGKPMLYGATSDNYEAMTELAKKNEVVLGVRGNDLNSLADLVEKIQELGYKQLVIDSGSRELNKVLADQTQMRRQALRKFRPFGYPTMTVVENDDPIQAVADASVYIGKYSGIVVYPSADPAEILPLVTLRLNIYTDPQKPIAVESKVHEVGTPDENSPVFVTTNFSLSYFCVEGDVEAGRISGYILPVDTDGISVLTGWAAGKFTPEKITDMLKETGMADKVNHNTVIIPGGVAVLSGKLEEISGWKVMVGPRESTGIPSFMKQRWNA